The DNA segment GTGCCGGAACTGAGGCGCCTGGGCGCGGACATTCGCCTGGATGGCAACACGGCGGTCGTACACCCGGCGGACATGCTCCAGGGTGCCCATGTCATGGCGACGGACCTTCGCGCCTCCGCCGCGCTCATCATTGCGGGACTCGTGGCGAAGGGGAAGACAACGATCCACCGCGTCTACCACCTCGACCGGGGCTACGAACGCATCGAGGAAAAGCTCCGTGCTGTGGGCGCGGACATCCACCGCATTTCGGAATAACCCCGCGCGTCAGCGAACGCGCACGAGCTTTCCGGTCGCGGGTCCGAGGTCTGTTTCCATCCGGTAGAAGTACACACCGGCGGCGACCGGTCGCCCGGTGTGATCGCGCCCGTCCCAGCGAACCGTGTGAGTCCCCGCAGAGACGGGCCCGTCCAGCAGCGTGCGGACCCACCGCCCCGCGGAGTTGTGAATGCGAAGGCTGGCGCGGGAG comes from the Gemmatimonadota bacterium genome and includes:
- a CDS encoding FlgD immunoglobulin-like domain containing protein, translated to DVRIHNRALDATEIAGLFAATAVESLTHPSVQIAGGPGFPNPFRHETNIRFSLPEGGSRASLRIHNSAGRWVRTLLDGPVSAGTHTVRWDGRDHTGRPVAAGVYFYRMETDLGPATGKLVRVR